The genomic region AATATTGGCAATACCTCGGAACAGGAGCATGCCAGAAAGTGTAACAATAAAAGATGATATACGTATATAGGCAATCCAGAATGCTTGCCAAGCACCTAAGGCTATACCAAACAACAGACAGAGTATGATTGCAGCTCCCGTATTCATATGAGCATCAACGATAAGCTTACCTGCTATGGCGCCGATCAGGCAAACCAAGGAACCTACAGACAGGTCAATGTTGCCTCCGCTTATGATACAGAGCAACATACCGGTAGCCAAGACAAGTACATATGCATTCTGGCTTATGATATTGGTCACATTTGCAGGTTTCAGCAATGAACCTCGCCCTGATGTGACTATGAGAATTTGGAAAAATATGATGACTGCGACCAAAGCAAGCAACATTGTGTTATCCTTCAGCCGGTCCTTGATGTTTATTTTTCTTTCTGCCATTTTATTTCGACTCCTTTTTTTCACTCTGCAGAATCATAGCCATTATCTTTTCCTGAGAGGCTTCTTCATGGGACAGCTCCCCTACGATACGGCCTTCATTCATTACATAGATCCTATCTGCCATACCTAACAGTTCAGGCATTTCAGAAGAAATCATGATTACAGCCTTACCCTCAGCAACCATCCGGTTCATCAGACAATAGATTTCATACTTGGCACCGACATCAATACCTCTGGTCGGTTCATCCAGGAACAGAATGTTCGGTTCTGCAAAAAGCCATTTCCCGACAAGGACCTTCTGCTGGTTTCCACCGGAAAGATTGCCTACCAGCTGCTCCTCGCTGGCACATCTGGTACCCATTTCCTGAATCATATCCTTGGCAGCCTGGTCTTCCAGGTCAACATCAATAGTCACGTTTCCACTGCACACTTTTTTTAACCGAGAAAGTGTTGTATTCTTCTTTATCGACATTGAAAGAATCAGTCCGTTCTGCTTACGATCCTCGGTAACATAGGCCAACTGGTGGTCAATGGCTTCCTTCGGCGTATGCAAAAGGACCTTCTTTCCATCAATGAAAAGTTCTCCAGAAATGTTTCTGCCGTAGCTTCTGCCAAAAATACTCATGGCAAGTTCCGTACGGCCAGCTCCCATCAGTCCGCTGATTCCGACAATTTCTCCTGCATTGACACGAAAAGAAATATCATTGCAGACTTTTTTCCCCTCGTATTCAGGGTGGTAAACGGTCCAATCCTTGACCTCAAGACGGGTCTTTCCAATTACAGGTACGCGTTTGGGAAAACGGTTGGTAAGTTCTCGTCCGACCATCGCTTTGATAATCTGTCCCTCATCAAAGCCCTCTTCCTTGGTCAATGTCGTAATTACAGCGCCATCCCTAAGGATGGTAACTTCATCCGCACAATAGGCAATTTCATTGATTTTGTGAGAAATAAGAATCGATGTCATGCCCTTCTGCTTGAAAGAAACCAACAAGTCAAGCAAATGATTGGAATCCTCTTCATTCAAAGAAGATGTAGGTTCATCCAGGATCAGGACCTTGACATTCTTTGCCAACGCCTTGGCAATCTCAACCATCTGTTGCTTACCGACGCTGATATCCTTTACAAGCGTGTGAGAAGATTCATGAAGACCGACCAAACGCAGGTACTCATCCGCCTTTCCATAGGTTTCGTCCCAGTCAATATTTCCCTTTGATCCCCTTTCATTCCCAAGGAACATATTTTCCCCGATACTGAGGAGAGGAACCATAGCTAATTCCTGATGTATGATGACAATGCCTTTTGCTTCGCTTTCCTTTATGGTATGGAACCTGCATTCCTTACTGTCAAAAAAAATCTGCCCTTTGAAAGTTCCCACCGGATATAATCCGCTGAGCACATTCATCA from Spirochaetia bacterium harbors:
- a CDS encoding sugar ABC transporter ATP-binding protein codes for the protein MGKILLEMRHITKEFPGVIALDDVNLQVTEGEIHAICGENGAGKSTLMNVLSGLYPVGTFKGQIFFDSKECRFHTIKESEAKGIVIIHQELAMVPLLSIGENMFLGNERGSKGNIDWDETYGKADEYLRLVGLHESSHTLVKDISVGKQQMVEIAKALAKNVKVLILDEPTSSLNEEDSNHLLDLLVSFKQKGMTSILISHKINEIAYCADEVTILRDGAVITTLTKEEGFDEGQIIKAMVGRELTNRFPKRVPVIGKTRLEVKDWTVYHPEYEGKKVCNDISFRVNAGEIVGISGLMGAGRTELAMSIFGRSYGRNISGELFIDGKKVLLHTPKEAIDHQLAYVTEDRKQNGLILSMSIKKNTTLSRLKKVCSGNVTIDVDLEDQAAKDMIQEMGTRCASEEQLVGNLSGGNQQKVLVGKWLFAEPNILFLDEPTRGIDVGAKYEIYCLMNRMVAEGKAVIMISSEMPELLGMADRIYVMNEGRIVGELSHEEASQEKIMAMILQSEKKESK